In the genome of Tannockella kyphosi, one region contains:
- a CDS encoding SipW-dependent-type signal peptide-containing protein, giving the protein MRKYAKPITALCLVVLLTIGATIAYLTDQTDEITNSFTVGENVDIELVETDNDYSLIPGETFTKDPTISVTGDDAYIFVEVIETLPTAALNNDEFSFADYVTYEINGSFLVDPLVEGGSFYAGGYTADAITTNWYWSLVKTSASTVSYYEGEAGDTYTTITYVYALVDGDGYLLSVSSLDQMTNLDELTNTTDLYVAAEFPILLDDEVTINDKLTQAMLNLLLNNNTTEDNTDTHTVDLSFIGYAIQSDNILNTENLEIVFSYIK; this is encoded by the coding sequence ATGAGAAAATATGCAAAACCAATTACAGCGTTATGTTTAGTGGTGTTATTAACGATAGGAGCTACAATAGCTTACTTAACAGATCAAACAGATGAAATTACAAATAGCTTTACAGTAGGAGAAAATGTAGATATTGAATTAGTAGAAACAGATAATGATTATAGTTTAATACCAGGTGAAACTTTCACAAAAGACCCAACAATCTCAGTTACAGGGGATGATGCATATATCTTTGTAGAAGTAATTGAAACACTGCCAACTGCAGCATTAAATAATGATGAATTCTCATTTGCTGATTATGTAACTTATGAAATTAATGGTTCATTTTTAGTAGATCCGTTAGTTGAAGGGGGTTCATTCTATGCTGGAGGATATACAGCTGATGCTATAACAACAAATTGGTATTGGAGTTTAGTTAAAACTTCTGCTTCAACTGTAAGTTATTACGAAGGAGAAGCGGGTGATACTTATACAACAATTACTTATGTATATGCTTTAGTAGATGGAGATGGATATTTACTTTCAGTTTCAAGTTTAGATCAGATGACTAATCTAGACGAATTAACAAACACTACTGATTTGTATGTTGCAGCTGAGTTTCCAATTTTATTAGATGATGAAGTAACTATCAATGATAAATTAACGCAAGCAATGCTTAATTTACTGCTAAATAATAATACAACTGAAGATAATACGGACACTCATACAGTAGACTTATCATTTATAGGATATGCTATTCAAAGTGATAACATTCTAAATACGGAAAATTTAGAAATAGTATTTAGTTATATAAAATAA
- a CDS encoding vWA domain-containing protein, with the protein MKKKIASIILSLILAITSIFSAPMLMNVLADDQTTGGDATENNEGISVSKTVTFSYDTDDNGLASEDSYEYTLNLDVFTTGEVSITEDETAPVDIILVLDQSTSMMWPADQAENLTYGDINISQDSTENLKNNVGIIDGEYKLITDVGSGESSYEWVQDTSITVSPIEESASVTYGDWVSETDTVTIESLLNSSNNEWTSFYKANYGYLYSESRQKDLVEAVLDFILSLETDVEHRISIVTYHNDDTTEYSLSGLVDTDGDNTLDVIEEVLSWVTETNTSSGNTYEGGNADGTTTFNLQHSTLIALGIETAEDILYDAKYDGTTTNLEELYEGTGRTQLSVIFTDGIPTQINSTGDGSDDSSASTLNNVNRALAASASMKQDGVTVFTIGMLDGVYSDYTNDANTNSTSSYYNDGYTTSNGRTTYYINDGNTFISSFLDLLSSNYVNASTYISSSFPNSSGIYDVGTATSYTISTTYAKEIASYNDDGTVKSYTEYYYPIDTNSNDVIVSDSLASVFTKVAGSLTTSATYELDQTTQVRDVMTSEFIIPENSTISLYIAYCEGKNSEEDKDYSSSLFDSGYYTWSERVLIYDQDGNTNEINENLSVTTQTVYVNDQDDSIVYYADEVSTDSNGTYIMIDGLRVDLYETQLVTVQGFDFNKYYVTTVDKDNDEANGEDFGAKLIIEFDIDPVSSTVGDNITSDGTLGGNAIDTNTSASGVYIYDSSHATSDSSGYYSLESFPVPNADIPIDVTVETTDQTIYLGNAISIVDLVEIDGESIDGNSNKYVDITYVLYQTQESNKDEYDKYTTGESSVYVAYDEEKDEYYKYALDSDSNRIELYRVYIPAGQSASSADGDSYNVDTLITPSDDTDYLVEITISPLTEGTVGTTTVESQLLRVYVLHPTIEVNNIWVDYATPVDLRQDNILSVVDPDDMSTYDTLVTDNIAWETTNSYSYDIPESTIEAPTVNFGYTARRGIEYTADEFFEIGVREDKEFYISSMTIKSSDGYSNTTRYEYSQEEVTSFGVYINKYDLEISKTVNADDYDTYSQSFIFDLSYTDAEFITSQKYYQDDNGLTVFESSDNDTVDLYIDTTGYYSGETEFAIYTNINPQDDSVLDSTYTEYYNITHQFFSETGVQNTSGNYINESNFTISYNGATYEARVLWEDEENEIPLYEATVIDYEKTLEVIIDPDMSNVETVEWTDSTGTRYYTFNVLVTDLYCGVELDIVEDTNWSWRYEPGFTTTTTTQYADYVSGDEATDLDYVTQNIYEFDITDGKVSISVYTTEVDETEVTYVIANVITEVDNSYQVRTVTYGNVQADISDYLEGFNAGNFVSIDNFITEMSEQGVYPVFDTTSVMSEDSSGNITQTTTTETSAYKIIDYDEEIVARIEGDKVGDNDGILELGEGLLGTYQNTDFEKDNYINYEYAYYLTQYTFDSIATVTTAKDGSSAMILVTNSTDYLDKNESDDYSDWTRIDTEQYTYEDNNGNFDLDSSNTTTMYAPVSAVYFDINEVDIDVYNTLMNEYWLSYSELAQNTFYELSDPR; encoded by the coding sequence ATGAAAAAGAAAATAGCATCAATAATATTATCTCTTATATTAGCAATAACAAGTATCTTTAGTGCACCAATGCTAATGAATGTTCTTGCAGATGATCAAACGACAGGAGGAGATGCAACAGAAAACAATGAAGGAATTTCTGTTAGTAAGACAGTTACTTTTTCTTATGATACTGATGATAATGGATTAGCAAGTGAAGATTCTTATGAATATACCTTGAATTTAGATGTTTTTACAACAGGAGAAGTATCAATAACGGAAGATGAGACAGCTCCAGTTGATATTATTCTAGTTCTAGATCAATCTACAAGTATGATGTGGCCTGCTGATCAAGCAGAAAACTTAACTTATGGTGATATTAATATATCACAAGATAGTACTGAGAATCTAAAAAATAATGTAGGTATTATTGATGGAGAATACAAACTTATAACTGATGTTGGTTCAGGAGAGTCAAGTTATGAATGGGTTCAAGATACATCAATCACAGTTTCTCCTATTGAAGAATCAGCTAGTGTGACTTATGGAGATTGGGTTAGTGAAACAGATACTGTAACGATTGAGTCATTATTAAATTCATCTAATAATGAATGGACTAGTTTTTATAAAGCAAACTATGGTTATCTTTATAGCGAAAGTCGTCAAAAAGACCTTGTTGAGGCTGTTTTGGATTTCATTTTATCATTAGAAACTGATGTTGAGCATCGTATCTCTATCGTGACATATCACAACGATGATACTACTGAATATAGTTTAAGTGGTTTAGTTGATACAGATGGGGATAATACGCTTGATGTAATAGAAGAGGTACTATCTTGGGTTACTGAGACAAATACATCTTCTGGAAACACATATGAAGGTGGAAATGCTGATGGTACGACTACCTTTAATTTACAACATAGTACATTAATTGCATTAGGTATAGAAACAGCAGAAGATATCTTATATGATGCTAAATACGACGGAACAACAACAAACTTAGAAGAGCTTTATGAAGGTACTGGTAGAACACAACTTTCAGTAATCTTTACAGATGGGATACCAACTCAAATTAATTCCACAGGTGATGGATCAGATGATTCATCCGCTAGTACATTAAACAATGTTAATCGTGCATTAGCAGCATCTGCTAGCATGAAACAAGATGGTGTTACTGTATTTACCATTGGTATGCTAGATGGAGTATATAGTGATTATACGAATGATGCGAATACTAATAGTACTTCATCATACTACAATGATGGCTATACAACATCTAATGGACGAACTACCTATTATATTAATGATGGAAATACGTTTATTAGTTCTTTCTTAGATTTATTATCTAGTAATTATGTAAATGCTAGTACTTATATTTCTAGTAGTTTCCCTAATTCGTCTGGTATTTATGATGTTGGAACTGCTACAAGTTACACTATTTCTACTACTTATGCTAAAGAAATAGCATCCTATAATGATGATGGAACTGTAAAAAGTTATACAGAATATTACTATCCGATTGATACTAATAGTAATGACGTAATCGTATCAGATAGTTTGGCAAGTGTATTTACTAAAGTTGCTGGCTCATTAACAACATCTGCAACTTATGAACTAGATCAAACAACACAAGTTCGTGATGTTATGACTTCAGAATTTATAATACCAGAAAATTCAACTATTAGCTTATATATAGCTTACTGTGAAGGGAAAAATAGTGAGGAGGATAAGGATTATAGCAGTAGTTTATTTGATAGTGGTTACTATACATGGAGTGAACGTGTATTAATTTATGACCAAGATGGAAACACAAATGAAATCAATGAAAATCTATCAGTAACTACACAAACGGTGTATGTTAATGATCAAGATGATTCTATTGTTTATTACGCTGATGAAGTTAGTACTGATAGCAATGGCACTTATATTATGATAGACGGATTAAGAGTAGACTTATATGAAACACAATTAGTAACAGTACAAGGGTTTGACTTTAACAAATATTATGTAACTACTGTTGATAAAGATAATGATGAAGCAAATGGTGAAGATTTTGGTGCAAAACTAATTATTGAATTTGATATTGATCCAGTTAGTTCTACTGTGGGTGATAATATTACTAGTGATGGTACATTGGGTGGTAATGCAATTGATACCAATACTTCTGCATCAGGAGTTTATATTTATGATTCTTCACATGCAACTTCTGATAGTAGTGGGTATTATTCCTTAGAATCATTTCCTGTACCTAATGCAGATATTCCTATAGATGTAACTGTAGAAACTACAGATCAAACTATTTATTTAGGTAATGCAATTTCTATCGTAGATTTAGTAGAAATTGATGGAGAATCAATAGATGGAAATAGTAATAAATATGTTGATATTACTTATGTTTTATATCAAACACAAGAATCAAATAAAGATGAATATGACAAATATACTACGGGTGAAAGTAGCGTTTATGTAGCTTATGATGAAGAGAAAGATGAATATTACAAATACGCTTTAGATAGTGATAGCAATAGAATTGAACTTTATAGGGTATATATTCCAGCAGGTCAATCAGCAAGTTCAGCAGATGGTGATAGCTATAATGTAGATACATTAATAACTCCTAGTGATGATACTGATTATCTTGTAGAAATTACTATTTCTCCTCTAACAGAAGGTACAGTTGGGACAACAACAGTAGAATCTCAATTACTTCGTGTTTATGTATTACATCCTACAATTGAAGTAAATAACATTTGGGTAGATTATGCAACTCCTGTAGATTTAAGACAAGATAACATTCTATCAGTAGTAGATCCTGATGATATGTCGACGTATGATACATTAGTAACTGATAATATCGCATGGGAAACAACAAATAGTTATTCATATGATATTCCTGAATCAACAATAGAAGCACCAACGGTAAACTTCGGTTATACGGCAAGGCGTGGTATCGAATATACAGCGGACGAATTCTTTGAAATAGGAGTTCGTGAAGATAAAGAGTTCTATATTTCTTCGATGACTATTAAATCTTCCGACGGATATTCTAATACTACAAGGTATGAATATTCTCAAGAAGAAGTAACATCATTTGGAGTATATATTAATAAATATGATTTAGAAATTAGTAAAACAGTAAATGCAGATGATTATGATACATATTCTCAATCATTTATCTTTGATTTAAGTTATACAGATGCTGAATTTATAACATCTCAAAAATACTATCAAGATGATAATGGTTTAACAGTATTTGAAAGTTCAGACAATGACACAGTGGATTTATACATCGATACTACTGGATACTATAGTGGGGAAACAGAATTTGCTATTTACACAAATATTAATCCTCAAGATGATAGTGTATTAGATTCAACATACACGGAGTATTATAATATTACGCATCAATTCTTTAGTGAAACGGGTGTTCAAAATACATCAGGAAATTATATTAATGAATCAAATTTCACTATTTCTTATAATGGGGCAACATATGAAGCTCGTGTTTTATGGGAAGATGAAGAAAACGAAATACCTTTATACGAAGCAACAGTAATAGATTATGAAAAAACATTAGAGGTAATTATAGATCCAGATATGTCTAATGTAGAAACCGTAGAATGGACTGATTCTACCGGAACACGTTATTATACTTTTAATGTATTAGTAACTGATTTATATTGTGGTGTAGAGCTAGACATTGTTGAAGATACTAATTGGTCTTGGCGTTATGAACCAGGGTTTACAACAACTACTACAACTCAATACGCTGATTATGTAAGTGGTGATGAAGCAACAGACTTAGACTATGTTACACAAAACATTTATGAATTTGATATAACTGATGGAAAAGTAAGTATTAGTGTTTATACTACTGAAGTTGACGAAACGGAAGTGACTTATGTTATTGCAAATGTAATAACGGAAGTAGACAACAGTTATCAAGTTCGTACTGTAACTTATGGAAATGTTCAAGCAGATATAAGTGATTATTTGGAGGGATTTAATGCTGGAAACTTTGTAAGTATTGATAATTTCATAACTGAAATGTCTGAACAAGGAGTTTATCCAGTGTTTGATACAACATCGGTTATGAGTGAAGATTCTAGTGGAAACATTACACAAACAACTACAACTGAAACATCTGCTTATAAAATTATTGATTATGATGAAGAAATAGTAGCAAGAATTGAAGGGGATAAAGTAGGAGATAATGATGGTATTCTTGAATTAGGAGAAGGATTATTGGGAACTTACCAAAATACTGATTTTGAAAAAGATAATTATATAAATTATGAATATGCATATTACTTAACACAATATACATTTGATTCTATTGCAACAGTAACAACTGCTAAAGATGGATCATCAGCTATGATTTTAGTTACTAATAGTACTGATTATTTAGATAAAAACGAAAGTGATGATTATTCTGATTGGACAAGAATTGATACTGAGCAATATACATATGAAGATAACAATGGAAACTTTGATTTAGATTCAAGTAATACAACAACTATGTATGCACCTGTATCAGCAGTATACTTTGACATTAATGAAGTAGATATTGATGTATATAATACATTAATGAATGAATATTGGTTATCATATAGCGAATTAGCTCAAAACACATTTTATGAATTAAGTGATCCAAGATAA